One part of the Chloroflexota bacterium genome encodes these proteins:
- a CDS encoding amino acid ABC transporter ATP-binding protein produces the protein MRDSIIQIRNLHKRFGHVHALRGVNLDVSRGEVVVVVGPSGSGKSTLLRCINHLETPTSGEVIIDGISLTDRHTDINAVRAEVGMVFQSFNLFPHLTALENIVLAQRVVRRRSREEAERIAHDLLAKVGIPEKADAYPSQLSGGQQQRVAIARALAMQPKIMLFDEPTSALDPEMIKEVLDVMLDLAREGMTMVVVSHEMGFARNAGNRMVFMDEGQIIEEATPEELFSNPRHERTKLFLSKILH, from the coding sequence ATGCGCGATAGCATCATCCAGATTCGGAACTTGCATAAGCGGTTCGGCCATGTGCACGCGTTGCGCGGGGTGAATCTGGACGTCTCTCGCGGCGAGGTCGTGGTCGTCGTCGGCCCCAGCGGATCGGGCAAATCCACCCTGTTGCGTTGCATCAACCATCTGGAGACGCCCACATCCGGGGAGGTCATCATCGACGGCATCTCCCTGACGGATCGGCACACGGATATCAACGCGGTGCGGGCCGAGGTGGGGATGGTGTTCCAGTCGTTCAACCTGTTCCCACACCTGACCGCGCTGGAGAACATCGTGTTGGCCCAGCGGGTGGTGCGTCGGCGCTCCCGGGAGGAGGCGGAGCGCATTGCCCACGACCTGCTGGCCAAGGTAGGCATCCCGGAGAAGGCCGATGCATATCCCAGCCAGCTCTCCGGCGGCCAGCAGCAGCGGGTCGCCATCGCCCGGGCGCTGGCCATGCAGCCCAAGATCATGCTCTTCGACGAGCCGACCAGCGCGCTGGACCCGGAGATGATCAAAGAAGTGTTGGACGTCATGTTGGATCTGGCGCGTGAGGGCATGACGATGGTGGTGGTCAGCCATGAGATGGGGTTTGCCCGCAACGCGGGGAATCGTATGGTCTTCATGGACGAGGGGCAGATCATCGAGGAGGCCACGCCCGAGGAGCTGTTCTCCAATCCTCGTCATGAGCGCACGAAGCTTTTCCTGAGCAAGATCTTACACTGA
- a CDS encoding basic amino acid ABC transporter substrate-binding protein produces the protein MMRTFHRFSWIIVALILALVVTACAPPATPVAPAESEAAPAGETAKVKIKVGMNAEYPPFEFVDESGNIVGFDVDLIDALAKRAGFDYELINTKWDGIFAALASGEFDVVCSAVTITEERAQIVDFTDPYFNAGQSIAVLATNDEIKSVEDLKGKRIGVQLGTTGDIEASKIEGAEVKRYEEITIAFQALANGDVDAVVNDTPTSAEIIKANPELNAKLVGEPFTDEFYGIAVNKNKPEIRDALNKALKEIKADGTYDKIYEKWFGS, from the coding sequence ATGATGCGTACTTTTCATCGATTCAGCTGGATCATCGTGGCACTGATCTTGGCGTTGGTGGTGACCGCCTGCGCCCCGCCGGCGACGCCTGTGGCGCCGGCGGAGTCTGAGGCGGCGCCCGCGGGGGAAACGGCCAAGGTCAAGATTAAGGTCGGCATGAACGCCGAGTATCCGCCCTTTGAGTTCGTGGACGAGTCCGGGAACATCGTCGGCTTCGACGTGGATCTGATCGATGCGCTGGCGAAGCGGGCCGGGTTCGACTACGAGCTCATCAACACGAAGTGGGATGGGATCTTCGCCGCGCTGGCCTCCGGGGAATTCGATGTCGTCTGCTCCGCGGTGACGATCACGGAGGAGCGCGCCCAGATCGTCGACTTCACCGATCCTTACTTCAACGCGGGCCAGAGCATCGCCGTGCTGGCGACCAATGATGAGATCAAGAGCGTTGAGGATCTGAAGGGGAAGCGGATCGGTGTCCAGTTGGGGACGACCGGGGATATCGAGGCCTCCAAGATCGAGGGAGCCGAGGTCAAGCGCTACGAGGAGATCACCATCGCCTTCCAGGCGTTGGCCAACGGGGATGTGGATGCCGTGGTCAACGACACGCCCACCTCGGCGGAGATCATCAAGGCGAACCCGGAGCTCAATGCCAAGCTGGTGGGTGAGCCCTTCACCGATGAGTTCTATGGGATCGCCGTCAACAAGAACAAGCCGGAGATCCGAGACGCCTTGAACAAGGCGTTGAAGGAAATCAAGGCGGATGGCACGTACGACAAGATCTACGAGAAGTGGTTCGGCAGCTGA
- the glpA gene encoding anaerobic glycerol-3-phosphate dehydrogenase subunit A: MRREDTEVLVIGGGATGTGVVRDLAMRGFRAILVEKADLANGTTGRYHGLLHSGARYAVRDPVSARECITENLILRQVIPHCLEDLDGLFVVTPWDDPDYADQWVAACWECGIPIEEVGPAQALREEPLLNPRISRAFRVPDAACDSFEAVAANAASARAYGAKVWTYHRVLDLLRQGDRVVGARIYDERKGEEIVVHADCVVNAAGAWAGQIAAMAGIEVLMRPAKGTLVAMNHRFVNTILNRCHPPSDGDILVPVHTVAIIGTTSVPVDDPDRYPIERWEVEKLLEEGEKLVPGFSQTRALRAWAGVRPLYEERPQADEREEQDLRAVTRGYVVLDHEERDGVAGFVSVVGGKFTTYRLMAEHTVDLVCRRLGTQRPCRTAEEPVPGSEDGRYHALGRRLEERERGGRRGQLICECELVHRDQIESFVRETGTRDLDDVRRGLRVGMGPCQGGFCVYRTAALLHEALDTPVEQANRALTSFLAERWKGMRPVLWGDQLRQAYLDRWIFEGLLAVDRLPGSDQREGE; encoded by the coding sequence GTGAGACGAGAGGATACGGAGGTTCTGGTCATCGGCGGCGGCGCCACCGGCACCGGCGTGGTGCGTGACCTGGCCATGCGCGGCTTCCGGGCCATCCTGGTCGAAAAGGCCGACCTGGCGAACGGCACCACCGGTCGTTATCACGGCCTGCTGCACTCCGGCGCCCGCTATGCCGTACGGGACCCGGTCTCCGCCCGTGAGTGCATCACCGAGAACCTCATCTTGCGTCAGGTGATCCCCCATTGCCTGGAGGATCTGGACGGGCTCTTTGTGGTGACCCCCTGGGATGACCCCGACTACGCCGACCAGTGGGTGGCCGCCTGCTGGGAGTGCGGGATCCCCATCGAGGAGGTCGGCCCGGCGCAGGCGCTGCGGGAGGAGCCGCTTCTGAACCCGAGGATCAGCCGGGCGTTTCGCGTGCCGGACGCCGCCTGTGATTCCTTTGAGGCGGTGGCGGCCAACGCGGCCTCGGCCCGGGCGTACGGGGCGAAGGTCTGGACCTATCATCGCGTGTTGGACCTCTTGCGCCAGGGCGACCGCGTTGTGGGCGCCCGGATATACGATGAGCGCAAGGGGGAGGAGATCGTCGTTCACGCCGATTGCGTGGTCAACGCGGCCGGGGCGTGGGCCGGACAGATCGCGGCCATGGCGGGCATCGAGGTGCTCATGCGCCCGGCCAAGGGCACGCTGGTGGCCATGAACCATCGGTTCGTCAACACCATCCTGAACCGCTGTCATCCTCCCAGCGATGGCGATATCCTGGTCCCCGTGCACACGGTGGCCATCATCGGGACCACCTCGGTTCCCGTGGATGATCCGGATCGCTATCCCATCGAGCGGTGGGAGGTCGAGAAGCTGTTGGAAGAGGGCGAGAAGCTGGTCCCAGGCTTCTCGCAGACGAGGGCGCTGCGCGCCTGGGCGGGGGTGCGCCCCCTCTACGAGGAGCGTCCTCAGGCGGACGAACGCGAGGAGCAGGACCTGCGGGCCGTGACTCGCGGCTATGTCGTGCTGGACCACGAGGAGCGTGATGGCGTCGCAGGCTTCGTCTCCGTTGTCGGCGGCAAGTTCACCACCTATCGCCTGATGGCGGAGCACACGGTGGACCTCGTGTGCCGCCGGTTGGGAACGCAGCGGCCCTGTCGTACCGCCGAGGAGCCCGTCCCTGGCTCTGAAGATGGCCGCTACCACGCGTTGGGGCGGCGTCTGGAGGAGCGTGAGCGAGGGGGGCGACGTGGACAGCTCATCTGCGAATGCGAGTTGGTCCACCGGGACCAGATCGAGTCGTTCGTGCGAGAGACCGGGACGCGCGATCTGGACGACGTTCGGCGAGGGCTGCGCGTGGGTATGGGGCCGTGTCAGGGCGGTTTCTGCGTCTATCGGACCGCCGCGTTGCTCCACGAGGCCCTGGATACGCCTGTGGAGCAGGCCAACCGGGCGCTTACATCCTTCCTGGCCGAGCGGTGGAAGGGGATGCGTCCCGTGCTCTGGGGAGATCAGCTCCGCCAGGCTTATCTGGATCGATGGATCTTCGAGGGATTGCTGGCGGTCGATCGGCTCCCCGGGTCTGATCAGAGGGAGGGCGAATGA
- a CDS encoding ketopantoate reductase family protein, which translates to MVGAGAIGAMVGAKLQQGGHAVTLLGRPWLAEAVRERGLRLTEEGQETVIPDVRVATSIGEALAGERSFDLALIAVKSYNTAEAARGLRMALSAHGPAPTETLRILSLQNGVGNEETLFQHFRRRQVIAGAITTPVAVPEPGHIVIARSGVIGLSPVDRTCVLDDVQQALSEAGFHVERYPDYRGLKWTKLLMNLTANASSAILDWPPERLLGDRRLAALEVAAWREAIAVMRALGIRPVRLGRYRWPLYVPFIRFLPVVALQPIVRRMAGGGRGGKMPSLHIDLHRGRDRSEVGWLNGAVVRYGRQAGVPTPVNQALHDVLVALVKRQVPWEAFAHRPDRLIAAVEAVREGRPALSILDTRD; encoded by the coding sequence GTGGTGGGCGCCGGCGCGATCGGCGCCATGGTCGGGGCGAAGCTCCAACAGGGCGGCCATGCGGTCACCTTGCTGGGTCGTCCATGGCTGGCGGAGGCCGTGCGTGAGCGAGGGCTTCGGCTGACGGAGGAGGGGCAGGAGACCGTGATCCCGGATGTCCGGGTCGCCACCTCGATCGGCGAGGCGCTGGCGGGGGAGCGCTCCTTTGACCTGGCCCTGATCGCGGTCAAGTCATATAACACGGCCGAGGCGGCCCGGGGGCTTCGGATGGCCCTCAGCGCGCATGGCCCGGCGCCGACGGAGACGTTGCGCATTCTCTCCCTGCAGAATGGCGTGGGCAATGAGGAGACGTTATTCCAGCACTTCAGACGCCGACAGGTGATCGCGGGGGCGATTACCACGCCGGTGGCCGTGCCCGAGCCCGGGCATATCGTCATCGCCCGGAGCGGTGTGATCGGCCTGTCCCCTGTGGATCGTACCTGCGTATTGGATGATGTGCAGCAGGCTCTGTCCGAGGCAGGGTTCCATGTGGAGCGCTATCCCGACTATCGAGGATTGAAGTGGACGAAGCTGCTCATGAACCTGACGGCGAACGCCAGCTCGGCCATCCTGGATTGGCCGCCGGAGCGGCTGCTCGGCGATCGACGGCTGGCCGCGTTGGAGGTGGCCGCCTGGCGGGAGGCCATCGCGGTGATGCGTGCTTTGGGGATCCGTCCGGTCCGCCTGGGACGCTATCGATGGCCGCTGTACGTGCCGTTCATACGCTTCCTGCCGGTGGTGGCCCTCCAGCCCATCGTGCGTCGTATGGCGGGGGGCGGGCGTGGCGGCAAGATGCCCTCCCTGCACATCGACCTCCATCGAGGCCGGGATCGGTCCGAGGTGGGATGGCTGAACGGCGCCGTGGTGCGATATGGGCGTCAAGCTGGGGTGCCGACGCCTGTCAACCAGGCGCTGCATGATGTCCTGGTCGCTCTGGTCAAGCGACAGGTGCCTTGGGAAGCCTTTGCCCATCGTCCTGACCGTCTGATCGCCGCGGTGGAGGCGGTGCGGGAGGGACGTCCTGCGCTATCGATCCTGGACACCCGGGATTGA
- a CDS encoding EamA family transporter, which translates to MSRRSGRFGDALIGYLLIWLAAVLWASLALFYKAVLGLGVPPLTLVAYRAGGAACALAIWMVIRGDFPAGLRISRRDGPLMLAYGVVGVALFYIAYAYAIHLTGIAMAVVLMYTAPAWVALIAWRWLGEGMDLRRGIALVLAFLGCALVAQAYDVTALRFNVLGVLWGLGAGIGYGLYSIFNKLAVRRYSPAVVQFYGFAIGAFLLVALQPPRDLLAPLRSLPVLGLLIFIAVGPTLGGGLAYAAGVQRIRVSVASLLATLEPALAVLMGYLGFGEVLDPPQWIGVGLVLIAAVLLRPREAPADVMAPARGG; encoded by the coding sequence ATGTCCCGGCGCTCTGGGCGCTTCGGTGATGCCCTGATCGGGTATTTGCTCATCTGGCTCGCCGCCGTGCTGTGGGCCAGCCTGGCGCTGTTTTACAAGGCCGTGCTTGGGCTCGGCGTACCCCCGTTGACGTTGGTCGCCTATCGGGCGGGGGGAGCTGCCTGTGCCCTGGCGATCTGGATGGTCATCCGGGGAGATTTCCCGGCCGGGCTGCGCATCTCCCGGAGGGATGGGCCGCTGATGCTGGCCTATGGGGTGGTCGGCGTGGCGCTCTTTTACATCGCCTACGCGTACGCGATCCATCTCACGGGCATCGCGATGGCGGTGGTCTTGATGTACACCGCGCCCGCCTGGGTGGCGCTCATCGCCTGGCGATGGCTGGGAGAGGGGATGGACCTGCGCCGGGGGATCGCGCTGGTGCTGGCATTCCTGGGATGTGCTTTGGTGGCCCAGGCATACGACGTGACGGCGCTTCGGTTCAACGTGTTGGGCGTGCTGTGGGGGCTGGGGGCGGGAATCGGATATGGCCTGTACAGCATCTTTAACAAGCTGGCGGTGCGCCGCTATTCGCCGGCCGTTGTGCAATTCTACGGCTTCGCCATCGGCGCCTTCCTCCTCGTGGCCCTGCAGCCGCCTCGCGATTTGCTCGCGCCGCTGCGATCGCTTCCTGTGTTGGGCCTGCTGATCTTCATCGCCGTGGGGCCGACGCTGGGAGGCGGGCTCGCCTATGCGGCCGGGGTGCAGCGCATTCGCGTCAGCGTCGCCAGCCTGCTGGCCACGTTGGAGCCAGCCCTGGCCGTGTTGATGGGATACCTGGGATTTGGGGAGGTGTTGGATCCGCCTCAGTGGATAGGGGTGGGGCTTGTCCTCATCGCTGCCGTCCTGTTGCGCCCCCGTGAGGCGCCAGCGGACGTCATGGCGCCAGCCAGAGGAGGATGA
- a CDS encoding glycerol-3-phosphate acyltransferase gives MWLRVVIAAVLGYLLGSIPVGYLVGRAHGIDIRQHGSGRTGGTNVWRALGLGPAILTVLGDALKGIAAVCLARYVLNSGEYGAALAGSMAVVGHNWSLFLRLRGGAGGMTAISALLALNPIAGLITAPLAVLTLYLSRFASVGTLTVGIGGLVVVTILLIAAPQTASIAHPIFASITAAAIVVALLPNIQRLIHGNERRITLW, from the coding sequence ATGTGGTTGCGGGTTGTAATCGCGGCGGTCCTGGGTTACCTGTTGGGATCGATCCCGGTAGGATATCTTGTGGGGCGTGCCCATGGCATTGATATCCGCCAGCACGGGAGCGGTCGAACGGGCGGGACGAACGTATGGCGCGCCCTGGGACTGGGACCGGCGATTTTGACGGTATTAGGAGATGCATTGAAGGGCATTGCAGCTGTGTGTTTGGCGCGATATGTGCTGAACTCAGGGGAGTACGGCGCCGCGCTGGCGGGTAGTATGGCGGTGGTAGGGCACAACTGGAGTTTGTTCCTGCGGCTGCGCGGCGGCGCCGGCGGCATGACGGCGATCTCGGCGTTGTTGGCGTTGAACCCGATTGCGGGACTGATCACGGCTCCGTTGGCCGTGCTCACGCTGTATCTCAGTCGGTTCGCGTCCGTGGGGACGCTGACGGTTGGGATCGGGGGGCTGGTGGTGGTCACGATCCTGCTGATCGCGGCGCCTCAGACGGCGTCGATCGCCCATCCGATCTTCGCTTCCATCACGGCAGCCGCCATCGTGGTGGCGCTCCTCCCGAATATTCAGCGGCTGATCCACGGAAACGAACGACGCATCACGTTGTGGTAA
- the glpB gene encoding glycerol-3-phosphate dehydrogenase subunit GlpB, which yields MGMTYDVIVIGAGLAGLVSATALAQAGKRVLLLARGAGCTHLSSGCVDVLGRAGGEDVSSPGEALPAFMSGYPEHPYARVGMGLLAEALDYFRRETDRAGWPYEGGLDANWQLPTAAGAARPTCLAPASMVEGDVRRSEPMLLVGFRELRDFYPQYAAANLSRVYGLEARGAYLDVPALRGRDNITPVELARAFDDPDFRAQVLRALKPLLGDAKRVGFPAVLGLRDRDAWREVSAEIDRPIFEIPTLPPSAPGLRLFEAWRQLFRQAGGRWQVGFPVVSAERQGGRVHAVYVQSTTRPVRFAADHFVLATGGIYGHGLVTDHTGAVEEPILGLPLRNVPDPEAWSAPHPYGPHPILAAGVAVNERMQPIDERGRPVLENVHVAGALLAGGADPRAGIGDGVPIATGYAAARAILG from the coding sequence GTGGGCATGACATACGATGTGATCGTGATCGGCGCCGGATTGGCCGGATTGGTCTCCGCCACTGCCCTGGCGCAGGCGGGGAAACGGGTGTTGCTTCTGGCCCGTGGAGCGGGGTGCACGCACCTGAGCTCGGGGTGTGTGGATGTGCTGGGAAGGGCCGGTGGTGAGGACGTATCCTCGCCTGGGGAGGCGCTGCCCGCCTTCATGTCGGGCTATCCGGAGCATCCCTACGCGCGTGTGGGAATGGGGCTGTTGGCCGAGGCCTTAGACTACTTCCGCCGGGAGACCGATCGGGCGGGATGGCCCTACGAGGGCGGCCTGGATGCGAACTGGCAGCTGCCCACGGCCGCGGGGGCGGCGCGCCCAACCTGCCTGGCGCCGGCATCCATGGTCGAGGGGGACGTGCGCCGCTCGGAGCCGATGTTGTTGGTGGGATTCCGGGAGCTGCGCGATTTCTATCCCCAGTACGCGGCGGCGAACCTCTCCCGCGTATACGGGCTGGAGGCCCGCGGCGCCTATCTGGACGTGCCCGCTCTGCGGGGGCGGGACAACATCACCCCCGTGGAGCTGGCCCGGGCGTTCGATGATCCGGATTTCCGGGCCCAGGTGTTGCGGGCGCTGAAACCCCTCCTGGGTGACGCCAAACGGGTGGGGTTCCCGGCCGTGCTCGGCCTGCGCGATCGGGACGCCTGGCGCGAGGTGAGCGCCGAGATCGATCGTCCCATCTTCGAGATCCCCACGTTGCCGCCGTCGGCGCCGGGGCTCCGGTTGTTCGAGGCCTGGCGTCAGCTCTTCCGACAGGCCGGGGGGCGCTGGCAGGTCGGCTTTCCCGTGGTGAGCGCGGAGAGGCAGGGGGGACGGGTCCACGCGGTGTACGTGCAATCGACGACGCGGCCCGTGCGCTTTGCCGCCGACCATTTCGTGTTGGCCACCGGAGGCATCTACGGGCACGGGCTCGTCACGGATCATACAGGTGCCGTCGAGGAGCCCATCCTCGGTCTGCCCCTGCGCAACGTGCCCGATCCGGAGGCGTGGAGTGCCCCGCACCCGTATGGCCCGCATCCCATTCTGGCGGCGGGGGTGGCGGTGAACGAGCGGATGCAGCCGATCGACGAGCGAGGGCGGCCGGTGTTGGAGAACGTGCATGTGGCGGGAGCTTTGCTGGCGGGCGGCGCGGATCCCCGGGCGGGCATCGGCGATGGCGTTCCTATCGCCACCGGCTACGCGGCCGCGCGGGCCATATTGGGGTAG
- a CDS encoding homocysteine S-methyltransferase family protein — protein MSDRLLERLRAPEVIIADGATGTMLQRAGLPVGTPPERWVWERPEEITKLHKAYLDAGAEIILTCTFGGTLPRLSRGGLDAHADEINRRAAELARQAAGDRAFVAGDIGPTGEMMAPLGTFSFEEAVEVFHRQAAALAEVGVDLFQIETMSDLEEMRAAVEGVRRAAPDVPIFATMSFDSGGRTMMGVRPEEAAELLKSLGVTAMGANCGREVEETAAAARAMRSVAPEIPTIVKPNAGLPRMEGGQPVYDMTPEALAAYARQWAAEGFKVIGGCCGTTPDHIRAISQVLRES, from the coding sequence ATGTCGGATCGGTTGTTGGAGCGCCTACGCGCCCCTGAGGTGATCATCGCGGATGGTGCGACGGGGACCATGCTTCAGCGGGCGGGATTGCCCGTGGGGACCCCGCCGGAGCGTTGGGTGTGGGAGCGGCCGGAGGAGATCACGAAGCTACACAAGGCCTATTTGGACGCTGGGGCGGAGATCATCCTGACGTGCACGTTTGGGGGCACGTTGCCGCGTCTGTCCAGGGGGGGACTTGACGCCCATGCCGACGAGATCAATCGTCGCGCTGCGGAGCTGGCCAGGCAGGCGGCCGGCGATCGGGCGTTCGTCGCGGGGGATATCGGCCCCACCGGGGAGATGATGGCCCCGCTGGGGACGTTCTCCTTCGAGGAGGCCGTGGAGGTCTTCCATCGGCAGGCGGCCGCGTTGGCGGAGGTGGGAGTAGATCTCTTTCAGATCGAGACCATGAGCGATCTGGAGGAGATGCGCGCGGCCGTGGAGGGCGTTCGCCGCGCCGCGCCGGACGTGCCCATCTTCGCCACCATGAGCTTCGACAGCGGCGGGCGTACGATGATGGGAGTCCGCCCGGAGGAGGCCGCCGAATTGCTCAAGTCGCTGGGGGTAACGGCCATGGGGGCCAATTGCGGGCGTGAGGTCGAGGAGACCGCCGCTGCCGCGCGTGCGATGCGCTCCGTGGCACCGGAGATCCCTACGATCGTCAAGCCCAACGCGGGGCTGCCGCGTATGGAAGGAGGGCAGCCGGTCTATGATATGACGCCGGAGGCGCTGGCCGCCTATGCGCGGCAGTGGGCGGCCGAAGGGTTCAAGGTGATCGGCGGGTGTTGTGGCACCACGCCGGACCATATTCGTGCGATCTCTCAGGTGCTCCGTGAAAGTTGA
- a CDS encoding anaerobic glycerol-3-phosphate dehydrogenase subunit C encodes MTRSQDVRLTLDHCMKCNICTTACPVATVAPERFPGPKYVGPQAQRFRDPRAPTVDRSVDYCSGCGVCDMVCPHGVKIMEINAKARAKLYETERIPLRNLLISRSEWLGKLAHPVAPLANWAMHFSPFRLAAEAVLGIDHRAPFPPIARQTFRDWYRGRRVMPGRPFSFDQPASPGPARPGDRGQVLYFHGCSTQYYEPRVGKAAVAVLERNGFEVVVPDQNCCGLPIMSQGDFTGARRYAYSNLRKLAPWVRRGYLIVGTSTSCTLTLKHDYRAILDIDDEDARLVAEHTYDICEFLRLLWERDELDTGFAPLEATVPYHAPCQLKAHGMGRPAFDLMSLIPGLTVVEMDADCCGIAGTYGYKHEKYDIAMAVGEPLFRQILETGGPVAVCDSETCRWQISHGTGRPSVHPVEVLALAYGIAVDDSPARLLCASR; translated from the coding sequence ATGACGAGATCACAGGACGTTCGGCTCACTCTGGACCACTGCATGAAGTGCAACATTTGCACGACGGCGTGCCCGGTGGCGACGGTGGCACCGGAGCGGTTCCCCGGCCCGAAGTACGTCGGGCCGCAGGCGCAGCGCTTCCGTGATCCCAGGGCGCCGACGGTGGATCGATCGGTGGATTACTGCTCCGGCTGTGGCGTCTGCGACATGGTCTGCCCCCATGGGGTCAAGATCATGGAGATCAATGCCAAGGCCCGGGCGAAGCTGTATGAGACGGAGCGCATCCCTCTGCGCAACCTCCTCATCAGCCGTTCCGAATGGCTGGGGAAGCTGGCGCATCCGGTGGCGCCCCTGGCCAATTGGGCGATGCACTTCTCCCCCTTCCGGTTGGCCGCCGAGGCGGTATTGGGGATCGATCATCGAGCGCCGTTCCCTCCTATTGCTCGGCAGACGTTTCGCGACTGGTATCGAGGCCGGCGGGTCATGCCGGGACGCCCCTTCTCGTTCGATCAGCCCGCATCGCCGGGTCCGGCGCGCCCCGGCGATCGTGGGCAGGTGCTCTACTTCCACGGATGTTCCACCCAGTATTACGAGCCGCGTGTGGGCAAGGCGGCGGTAGCCGTCCTGGAGCGAAACGGATTCGAGGTCGTGGTGCCCGATCAGAACTGCTGTGGCCTTCCCATCATGTCCCAGGGCGATTTCACGGGGGCTCGCAGGTATGCGTATAGCAATCTGCGCAAACTGGCGCCGTGGGTGCGCCGCGGATATCTGATCGTCGGCACCTCCACCAGCTGCACGTTGACGCTGAAGCACGATTACCGGGCCATCCTGGACATCGATGATGAGGACGCCCGCCTGGTGGCGGAGCACACGTACGACATCTGCGAGTTCCTGCGGCTGCTATGGGAGCGCGATGAGCTGGACACGGGCTTCGCCCCCCTCGAGGCCACCGTGCCCTATCACGCGCCGTGCCAGTTGAAGGCTCATGGGATGGGGCGCCCGGCTTTCGACCTGATGAGCCTGATCCCCGGCCTGACGGTCGTGGAGATGGACGCGGATTGCTGTGGCATCGCCGGCACGTATGGCTACAAGCACGAGAAATACGACATCGCCATGGCCGTCGGCGAGCCGCTGTTCCGGCAGATCCTGGAGACCGGTGGCCCGGTGGCTGTGTGTGATAGCGAGACCTGCCGCTGGCAGATCTCCCATGGGACGGGGCGTCCCTCCGTCCATCCGGTGGAGGTCCTGGCCCTGGCGTACGGGATCGCGGTGGACGATTCGCCGGCCCGATTGTTGTGTGCGTCGAGATGA
- a CDS encoding amino acid ABC transporter permease, producing MESGTGDLTQPTGGLAEDASRGGVWTKFDVSTFPWWVLIVVVVGLYVTIGVLTSPQYRDVFQFIIPGLRVTLQATFTAYGLALIIGLVAGLMRVSRNPVLYAVSTLYVEIIRGIPMLVILLYAGFVISPRLRDSTGGAITLSDIQEAILGLAIGYGAYLAEVYRAGIESIHRGQMEAARSLGMTYMQAMRYVVLPQAIRVILPPLGNDFIAMLKDSSLVAVLAIPDLLQMGRLYISRTFRAFEGYNSVALLYLAMTLMLSLLVRWIERRWSIDAR from the coding sequence ATGGAATCGGGAACGGGTGATCTGACTCAGCCGACGGGCGGCCTGGCCGAGGACGCGTCGCGGGGCGGGGTGTGGACCAAGTTCGACGTGTCCACCTTCCCCTGGTGGGTCTTGATCGTCGTGGTGGTCGGGCTGTACGTGACCATCGGTGTGCTCACCTCCCCGCAGTATCGTGACGTCTTTCAGTTCATCATCCCGGGGCTGCGCGTCACGTTGCAGGCGACCTTTACGGCTTACGGGTTGGCGCTGATCATTGGGCTGGTCGCCGGGCTCATGCGGGTGTCCCGCAACCCCGTGCTGTACGCCGTCTCCACGTTATATGTCGAAATCATCCGGGGCATCCCCATGCTCGTCATCTTGCTCTATGCGGGGTTCGTCATCTCTCCACGACTGCGCGATTCCACCGGCGGGGCCATCACGCTGAGCGATATCCAGGAGGCGATCCTGGGCCTGGCCATCGGCTACGGCGCATACCTGGCGGAGGTGTATCGCGCCGGCATCGAGTCCATTCACCGCGGACAGATGGAGGCGGCCCGCTCTTTGGGCATGACCTACATGCAGGCCATGCGCTACGTGGTGTTGCCTCAGGCGATCCGGGTGATCCTGCCCCCTTTGGGCAACGATTTCATCGCCATGCTCAAGGACTCGTCCCTGGTGGCCGTGCTGGCGATCCCGGATCTGTTGCAGATGGGGCGACTCTACATCTCGCGCACGTTTCGCGCGTTCGAGGGGTACAACTCCGTTGCCCTTTTGTACCTGGCGATGACGCTGATGCTCTCCCTGCTGGTGCGGTGGATCGAGAGGAGGTGGAGCATCGATGCGCGATAG